One part of the Amblyraja radiata isolate CabotCenter1 unplaced genomic scaffold, sAmbRad1.1.pri scaffold_1148_ctg1, whole genome shotgun sequence genome encodes these proteins:
- the LOC116969772 gene encoding SH3 and multiple ankyrin repeat domains protein 1-like: RLDEILAAAQQSIANETGSVQPSAPPTRPPPRTYYGAETLYGQPGMSVMAAPISFDRPYLAAQQGMMRQKSMGASEEEKQFLLPPAFKFARSLSVPSADDIPPPPTTAPPDPPFNLPQPRSGPPPPPAAPAPPSARPAFNPAGVPDPGLYASLRHGLVEVPGKAGRREKALSYQPGPPEDRPVPGPPPPSPSGPSAPAGPRGRRSESRYVNAGARLCGAAMYVPAKPLRRKGPLVKQSKVEDEQQQDKTCSIPIPTIIIKAPSTSSSGRSSQGSSVETEAGPELSQARNTVDFTSQFGAAVVGAARRDRERYMEARHKSAIFLSTDGTETQTQAQAQAVASSRLPHSKSIDEAMFNNAEAFVNIVASSGRGPARAYAKSVATGSAFNVLPSGYGQRGAAGTFIHPLTGKVLDPESPLGLALAARQRSLQDQPRPEAQAQSQTQARYKEPGLPEANKAPGGGAAGVPPLHRPEQAPSNPPGTKEAPLPPKENPHPRPRPPATTQTLPLTSLPPPTLSLDTEEEFVFSDPLPPPLEFSNSFEGPEASPPPPPPPPPPPPPPPPPPPPPTSPPPPPPPLPPPPAPEAQSLPTLDSTGSSLTSYDSEVANLTQAPKGEAGGCPERGQAGARVGGGGGGCPSSGGSPPDGVGDSGIEEADSRSGSEQRVEAVSSASTLSTLSSLSGLSGLSTEGNGLLDTYIAYLDGHVLGPDRPVLGSDRPLLGQDKPVLGSDRPLLGPDRPVLGPDRPVLGPDRPVLGPDRPLLGQDRSALGQDRPGAYPSHTRPRPSLPGRPPPANPPFLPPPPPQSMASTHWDEGPLVQAVGPAMVPGPCMASVKASIISELSNKLQQMSGGPWSSGAPTGKPPALRHRLSDDSGLGLRGQCWPKSGPHSHRTLEFEMKSPTRRSPSPSLAQGEGRPGPPTSTPRPSSLPIFPSALVGAPPPPPPPVGVGFEPAPGSRAHSPVGLGGFQSPPPVPPDKPFAAKPLAFWSKFDVADWLDYLRLGEHKDHFLDNEIDGSHLPSLQKEDYVDLGVTRVGHRMNIERALKQLLER, translated from the exons gcttcgaccgcccctacCTGGCAGCTCAGCAGGGAATGATGCGACAGAAATCCATGG GAGCCTCTGAAGAGGAGAAGCAGTTCTTGTTGCCCCCGGCCTTCAAGTTTGCCCGCAGCCTGTCGGTGCCGAGTGCTGACGAcatcccacctccccccaccaccgCTCCCCCCGACCCCCCCTTCAACCTGCCCCAGCCCCGCTCaggccccccaccccctcccgcgGCCCCTGCCCCTCCCTCCGCCCGCCCCGCATTCAACCCCGCGGGAGTGCCGGACCCGGGCCTGTACGCCAGCCTGCGCCACGGGTTGGTGGAGGTGCCGGGCAAGGCCGGGCGGCGCGAGAAGGCCCTGTCCTACCAGCCGGGCCCCCCCGAGGACAGGCCAGTCCCCgggccccccccaccctccccctccggtCCCTCAGCCCCCGCCGGGCCCCGGGGCCGGCGTTCGGAGTCGCGCTACGTCAACGCGGGGGCCCGCCTGTGCGGGGCGGCCATGTACGTGCCCGCCAAGCCTCTGCGGCGCAAGGGCCCGCTGGTCAAGCAGTCGAAGGTGGAGGACGAGCAACAGCAGGACAAGACTtgctccatccccatccccaccatCATCATCAAGGCCCCGTCCACTAGCAGTAGTGGGCGCAGTAGCCAGGGCAGCAGCGTGGAGACTGAGGCAGGCCCCGAGCTGTCCCAGGCCCGAAACACCGTCGACTTCACCAGCCAGTTCGGCGCGGCGGTGGTGGGCGCGGCGCGGAGGGACAGGGAGCGCTACATGGAGGCCCGGCACAAATCCGCCATATTCCTGTCCACTGATGGCACGGAGACCCAGacccaggcccaggcccaggctGTGGCCTCCTCCCGCCTGCCCCACTCCAAATCCATCGACGAGGCCATGTTCAACAACGCCGAGGCCTTTGTCAACATCGTGGCCTCGTCGGGTCGAGGGCCGGCTCGGGCCTACGCCAAGTCTGTGGCCACGGGCAGCGCCTTCAATGTCCTGCCCTCGGGCTATGGTCAAAGGGGGGCCGCGGGCACCTTCATCCACCCGCTCACGGGCAAGGTGCTCGACCCAGAGTCGCCCTTAGGCCTGGCCTTGGCTGCACGCCAGCGATCGCTGCAGGACCAGCCCAGGCCTGAGGCCCAGGCCCAGAGCCAGACCCAGGCCCGCTACAAAGAGCCAGGCCTGCCCGAGGCCAACAAGGCCCCTGGGGGAGGGGCAGCGGGGGTCCCTCCCCTTCATAGGCCCGAGCAggccccctccaacccccccgGCACCAAGGAGGCTCCTCTCCCCCCCAAGGAGAACCCCCACCCCCGTCCCCGCCCCCCCGCCACCACCCagaccctccccctcacctccctcccccctcccaccctctccctcgaCACCGAGGAGGAGTTTGTCTTCAGcgaccccctgccccctcccctcgagTTCTCCAACAGCTTCGAGGGGCCCGAGGcctcgccccctcctcctccaccccctccgccccctccccctcctcctccccctccccccccaccccccacctcccctccccccccaccacctcccctccctccccccccggcCCCTGAGGCCCAGAGTCTGCCCACCCTCGACTCCACGGGCTCCAGCCTCACCTCCTACGACAGCGAGGTGGCCAACCTCACCCAGGCCCCTAAGGGCGAGGCTGGGGGCTGCCCCGAGCGGGGCCAGGCCGGGGCCCgagtaggggggggaggggggggctgccCTTCCTCCGGGGGGAGCCCCCCAGATGGGGTGGGGGACTCTGGGATTGAGGAGGCGGACAGTCGGAGCGGGAGTGAGCAGCGAGTGGAGGCGGTCAGCAGTGCGTCCACTCTGTCCACTCTGTCCAGCCTCTCTGGCCTCTCCGGCCTCTCAACTGAGGGCAATGGGCTGCTGGACACTTACATCGCCTACCTGGATGGCCACGTGTTAGGCCCGGATAGGCCTGTGTTAGGCTCGGATAGGCCTCTGTTAGGCCAGGATAAGCCTGTATTAGGCTCTGATAGGCCTCTTTTAGGCCCGGATAGGCCTGTGTTAGGCCCGGATAGGCCTGTGTTAGGCCCGGATAGGCCTGTGTTAGGCCCGGATAGGCCTTTGTTAGGCCAGGATAGGTCTGCATTAGGCCAGGACAGACCTGGGGCCTACCCCAGCCACACTAGGCCCCGGCCCTCTCTCCCGGGTCGGCCCCCGCCCGCCAAcccccccttcctgccccctccccccccccagtccatGGCCTCCACCCACTGGGACGAGGGCCCCCTGGTGCAGGCGGTGGGCCCGGCCATGGTCCCGGGGCCCTGTATGGCCTCTGTCAAGGCCAGCATCATCAGTGAACTCAGCAACAAACTCCAGCAAATGAGTGGCGGCCCCTGGAGCAGCGGGGCCCCGACAGGGAAACCCCCCGCACTGCGGCACAG GCTCTCGGACGACTCGGGCCTGGGtctcaggggtcagtgctggccaAAGTCGGGCCCCCACAGCCACCGGACACTGGAGTTCGAGATGAAGTCGCCCACCCGCCGGTCCCCCAGCCCCTCCTTGGCCCAGGGGGAGGGGCGACCgggcccccccacctccaccccccgacCATCCTCCCTGCCCATCTTCCCCTCGGCCCTGGTGggcgcccctccccctccccctcccccggtgGGTGTGGGGTTCGAGCCGGCCCCGGGTAGCCGGGCCCACTCCCCGGTCGGGTTGGGGGGGTTCCAGTCCCCCCCGCCCGTGCCCCCCGACAAGCCGTTTGCCGCCAAGCCACTGGCCTTCTGGAGCAAGTTCGACGTGGCGGACTGGCTGGACTACCTGCGGCTCGGCGAACACAAGGACCACTTCTTGGACAACGAGATCGACGGCAGCCACCTGCCCTCCCTGCAGAAGGAGGACTACGTGGATCTGGGGGTCACCAGGGTGGGCCACCGCATGAACATTGAACGGGCCTTGAAGCAGCTGCTGGAGAGGTGA